The Balneola vulgaris DSM 17893 DNA window AATGCCCCTACAAAACCACCACAAAGCCCCCCAATCGACAAGGGTAAAGAAGCTCCGAAATCAACATACCCATACGTTACAATTGTAATACCCACATCCATTGGTGATAGAAAAGCTAATTGCACCCAGCCTGAACAAACCATAATCACCATAGCCAACTGAGAAACACTTACCGATTTTTTGAAAGGTTGTTTAAAAAATAAGTTCATCATGGGTACCATGATTCCTCCCCCACCAACACCTGCAAGAGCTGCTACAAAACCACCGATACCACCGGTAATAAATGCGGTTTTAAAGCCGATTACACTAAATGTTCTAGAACGCTCATCCGTCTTATCTCTACCTCGCTGAAACAACATAAAGGCTGCATATAGAAGCATACAGCTAAAGAAAATGACGAAAGCCTCACGATTATAATAGGGTGAGGTGATGATTTGTTTACCTAGAAATATCCCAATCATTCCTAATACACCTAAAAACACCCCTTCTTTTAAGTAGAAATTATCTTGGATGTATTGCCTAACTGTACCACCCACCGCAGCCACAAAGGTGCAAAACAACCCAGACCCAATCGTCCATAGCACAGGGTTCTCTACTCCTTGTTCATCAAAAAGGAAATAAAGCACCGGGGTGAAAATTATACCTCCACCTATTCCCAATAAACCAGCTAGTACCCCTGCAAATAACCCGATTAATAATAGTAGCTCGAATTCCATTAAATAGTTATTTCACCTTTTAGATACGTAACGGCTTCACCTAATATCTCTGTTCGGTCTCCCTTATAACGACATAAAAGATCGCCCCCACGCTTCGAAATCTGGCGAGCTGTTAATTCCGTTTTATCCAAACGCTGTGCCCAATAAGGAGTCAATTTTGTATGAGCAGAACCGGTTACCGGATCTTCGTCTATACCACATTGAGGGGCAAAAAACCGGGATACAAAATCAACCTTATCTCCGGGGGCAGTAACGATTATGCCACGAGCATTCACTTCAGATAGTAGTCTGAAGTTTGGGTTTAATTCAGCTACCGCTTCTTCCGATTCTAATACAACCATATAATCGTCTGTGGCAAAAACTAAATCTGAGCGGACGCCTAATCCTTGAAATAGCACCTCTGGTGGCACCACAGCAGGCATATCATCGGTAGGGAAGTCCATTTTCAACTTATCTCCCTCTCTTTCTACCATCAGTGTTCCACTCCTTGTTTCGAAACTCAATGCCTTTTGCTTATAACCTAACTCTTCGAACATGATATGGGCGGTTGCCAACGTTGCATGCCCACATAAATCCACCTCCGTAGCGGGTGTGAACCATCGCAATTCAAAATGATTTTCTCTTTCTACAAAAAAGGCCGTTTCTGAGAGATTATTTTCAGCCGCAATTTGTTGCATCAGCGAATCCGATATCCATTCATCTAATGGACAAACAGCGGCAGGATTACCACTAAACATAGTTGATGTAAATGCATCGGCTTGAAAAAGAGAGAGTTTCATAGAGCAGAAAATTAAGGTTATCTTTAGTCGCTTGAACCTAAGGCAAATTTCTTAAAATTTCTGATGAAGCTTTACCCCGAATCACTTTTAGAAAAACTCGGTTACGAACAATTACGAGAAGAGACTATCTTGTATTCTCAATTTGTTAGAAGCGAGGAGATATTAAGAGAGATTTACCCATCCAATCATCGCCCTACCGTTCATACTCTTCTTGCTCAGACAAACGAAATGATGAGCTTGCTAAGAGATCCAGATCCATTCCCTTTAGGTGAGTTACAAGGCTTAAAGACCTATGTTCAAAGAGCCAAGCCTACGGGTAGCATCCTTCCATTACCTGCATTTATTGAGGTTCTAAAACTTATCAGCACTGCACGCTTTGTAAAAAAGTTTATTGAACAGCGAAAGGATAGCGTACCTGAGTTAGCGGTAATTGCTCAGAGGCTGATTCCCATGAAGGAATTGGAGCAATACATCAAAGGAAAGGTTACCGATACCGGTGAATTAAAAGATGATGCGAGCCCAGAGCTCAAATCAATTCGAAGAAAGTTAAACACTAAGAAGAACGACTTAAGATCAACCATCAACCGTTTGATGCGGAAGGCGGTAAAAGATGGGATGTCGTCGGATGAAGGAGCTACCATTCGTAATGGCCGAATGGTAATCCCTGTACAGGCTGAATATAAAAGGCAGATCCAAGGCTTTATTCATGATGTTTCCAGTACTGGGCAAACAGTTTATTTAGAACCTGTTGAAGCACTACACCTTAATAATGAGATACGTCAGTTTGAAATTGAAGAGCAGCAAGAAATTGAACGTATTCTAAAAGAGCTCACCAATCACATTCGGCAGAATGGAGACTACCTCCTTCAAAATGAAGACACCTTAGCACAAATAGATGTAATAGCAGCAAAAGCAAAAGTGTCTATAAAGTTAGATGGTGAGATTCCTATTATATCTCAGAACAATCGCCTCAAACTAAAGAAAGCTTTTAACACCAATCTTCTACTTAAAAACTTACAGCTTAAAGACGAAGAAAGAGACGACATCATACCACTGCAGTTAGAATTAAGCCCCGACGAACGGTGTTTGATGATTACAGGCCCAAATGCTGGTGGTAAATCGGTTGCCATGAAGACAGTGGGTATTTGTTCATTAATGATTCAATCTGGCTTTGCTATACCCGCTGATCCTACTTCTGAAATACCCATCTTCAATGGTTTCTTCATTGATCTTGGAGATGATCAATCGATCGAAAATGACTTAAGTACCTTCTCCTCTCGCCTTAAGTGGATGCAAGAAACATTGGACAACTTTACAATGGGGAGCTTGGTATTAATTGATGAGGCAGCAGCAGGTACCGACCCTGAAGAAGGTGGTGCCTTATTTCAATCCTTTATTGAGCATTTGCTTCGCAATGAGTGCAAGGTGATTGTAACTACTCACCACGGTAGCCTTAAAGTATTTGCCCATGAACATGAAAATGCGGTAAACGGATCGATGGAGTTCGATCAAGCCTCCCTTTCCCCTACCTATAAATTCAAGAAAGGCATTCCAGGAAGCAGTTATGCATTCGAGATTGCCCAAAGAATGAATATCAAAGGGAATGTATTGCAGCGTGCTCGAGTGCTATTGGGTGAATCGAAAGATAAAATGGAATCTTTGATCTCCGAACTGGAGACGAAAACCCAACAAGCAGATGAGTTAAAAGAGAAATTTGAGCAACTCAAATCTAAAGCCGAGACAGATCGCAATCGTTATCTGAATAAGCTTGAGGGGATTAATAAAGAGAAAGAAAAGATTCGCCAAAAAGCACTTACCGAGGCGAAGTCGATCATGGATAGCGCCAACCAAAAGATTGAGAAAGCGGTTGAACAAATCGTTGAAGAGAAGCGCACAAACAAACGTGACCTGAATAATATTCGAAAAGATATAGCGAGCGAACGCGCTTATATTGAAGAGTCGCTCGAGGATATTAAAGAAAAAAGAGAAGCTCGTTTTAAGAAATCGGAAACCCCACCTAAAGTTGGCGACCATGTACGTTTTGTAGATGGTAACACCACCGGTGAACTTGTTGAAATAAATGGTAAGCAAGCCGTAGTTCAGGCCGATGGGCTTCGCCTTAAAACGAAATACAAGAACCTCATCAAAGTTGAGGTTCAAAAGAAAAAGCAGAAAAAGAAAGTCCGTACTGCCGTTCTAGAAGGTGACTCTTCATTAAAAGAAGCCGTTAAACCTACTTTGGATTTACGTGGTATGAGAGCAGATAAAGCACTCAACGAAGTAATGCTTTACTTAGACCGCGCTGTATTCAGAGGGATGCATCAAGTGGAAATCATTCACGGTAAAGGTGATGGGATTTTAAAAGACCAAGTTCATAGCTACTTAAACGAGCGAAACGACATCAAGTCTTTTAATTTAGCGAAT harbors:
- a CDS encoding sulfite exporter TauE/SafE family protein, with amino-acid sequence MEFELLLLIGLFAGVLAGLLGIGGGIIFTPVLYFLFDEQGVENPVLWTIGSGLFCTFVAAVGGTVRQYIQDNFYLKEGVFLGVLGMIGIFLGKQIITSPYYNREAFVIFFSCMLLYAAFMLFQRGRDKTDERSRTFSVIGFKTAFITGGIGGFVAALAGVGGGGIMVPMMNLFFKQPFKKSVSVSQLAMVIMVCSGWVQLAFLSPMDVGITIVTYGYVDFGASLPLSIGGLCGGFVGALWNQKINRTYLQWGFALLAFVMASRLIWSII
- a CDS encoding PhzF family phenazine biosynthesis protein gives rise to the protein MKLSLFQADAFTSTMFSGNPAAVCPLDEWISDSLMQQIAAENNLSETAFFVERENHFELRWFTPATEVDLCGHATLATAHIMFEELGYKQKALSFETRSGTLMVEREGDKLKMDFPTDDMPAVVPPEVLFQGLGVRSDLVFATDDYMVVLESEEAVAELNPNFRLLSEVNARGIIVTAPGDKVDFVSRFFAPQCGIDEDPVTGSAHTKLTPYWAQRLDKTELTARQISKRGGDLLCRYKGDRTEILGEAVTYLKGEITI
- a CDS encoding endonuclease MutS2; its protein translation is MKLYPESLLEKLGYEQLREETILYSQFVRSEEILREIYPSNHRPTVHTLLAQTNEMMSLLRDPDPFPLGELQGLKTYVQRAKPTGSILPLPAFIEVLKLISTARFVKKFIEQRKDSVPELAVIAQRLIPMKELEQYIKGKVTDTGELKDDASPELKSIRRKLNTKKNDLRSTINRLMRKAVKDGMSSDEGATIRNGRMVIPVQAEYKRQIQGFIHDVSSTGQTVYLEPVEALHLNNEIRQFEIEEQQEIERILKELTNHIRQNGDYLLQNEDTLAQIDVIAAKAKVSIKLDGEIPIISQNNRLKLKKAFNTNLLLKNLQLKDEERDDIIPLQLELSPDERCLMITGPNAGGKSVAMKTVGICSLMIQSGFAIPADPTSEIPIFNGFFIDLGDDQSIENDLSTFSSRLKWMQETLDNFTMGSLVLIDEAAAGTDPEEGGALFQSFIEHLLRNECKVIVTTHHGSLKVFAHEHENAVNGSMEFDQASLSPTYKFKKGIPGSSYAFEIAQRMNIKGNVLQRARVLLGESKDKMESLISELETKTQQADELKEKFEQLKSKAETDRNRYLNKLEGINKEKEKIRQKALTEAKSIMDSANQKIEKAVEQIVEEKRTNKRDLNNIRKDIASERAYIEESLEDIKEKREARFKKSETPPKVGDHVRFVDGNTTGELVEINGKQAVVQADGLRLKTKYKNLIKVEVQKKKQKKKVRTAVLEGDSSLKEAVKPTLDLRGMRADKALNEVMLYLDRAVFRGMHQVEIIHGKGDGILKDQVHSYLNERNDIKSFNLANEDFGGAGCTIVKIK